In the Vulpes vulpes isolate BD-2025 chromosome 12, VulVul3, whole genome shotgun sequence genome, GTGGCTCACCAGGCCCTCTTCCTGGGGTTGGGGGAAGCATTCAAAGGCAGACCTTCCAAGCACCAACCAATCCCACTCATCTATGAGCCTCGGCAGGCTGGAGGTGGGTGCTCCTACTCTCAAGACTAGAGAAGAAGTTAGGAAGGATTACAGAACAAAACTTTGAGTTCCTAACTCCCAACTCTGGTCCAGCGGAAGAAAGGTGGCTGGAATCAGGGTCCATGAGGTCTAACTGCCAGGGGCTAACTTccaactaccaaaaaaaaaagaagaagaagaagtctcCCTTTGCCCCAGGAGAGGTTCAGCAGGCATCCTGACTATATTCTGGGATCCCATGCTTCACATGACAGGTTTCCTCTCCCCACCAGAGGTGACCTCGCCTCCCTTGTACTCACCCACATTGAAGATGTAGAGGGGCAGCCAGTAGAGGAAGGTATAACTGACCAGCTTGGCGAAGAGCAGACACAAGGAGAACTCGACTACACCCtgcagagcagggcagagggtgTGAGGGAAAGGTGTGCAGGTGGCCCGAGGCCCGAGGTAGCCCCAGGGGGTGCTCAGCACCCCCAGCACTGCCACCACCTACCACACAGACCCACCTCCAGGACCTCGCCCATCTCAGTAAGAGCAAGGTGCCTACATTCAAATGCTTGGTCAACACAAGCCTCCCACGTTACCTCCCCAGCTGGCCACTCACCCGAAGCACCTCCTATAAAGAAATTCTGGAAGCCGTAGACCACCCTGAGCCTCCCCCGCCATCTCCTGGCATCCAGCAGAGAAATCTAGAGAGCCTCTCCCTTGCCTCCCCCCACAAACTTCTCACCGGGATCCGGAGCGCCCCAAGGAAGCTAATGGCAGCAGGCTGGGTGCTTGGCTCCTTGGAGCCCCTGGTGGCGCTCTCCAGGCTGCTCTCCTTGGGACTGTTCCCAAGGTCCTCGGGGTCCTGATTCTCTTCCAGCCCACCCTGAACAGAGATGAGCCTGTGCTGCGGGCACGTCCAGGTGCCACCTCCCACCAACTGGAGGCACAACCCGTGCAAGAAGTAGGGGCTCCTGAGCTGGAAGAGGTACGCGCCCCCTCCCGTCTGAACTAACGTCCTTTGGGCCCAGCCAGGATATGGGGGAGCCAAGCCAAGGGCCTGGCGCACGGGCCCTTCTCCAGCTCCTGAGTCCTCTCTGGGACCAGCCCCCGCGGATGGAGTAGAAGGGCAGGGGTCGGGCTGGGGGGGCTCACACTTGCGTGGTGCTGAGGGGGCGTACAGTCCACGTCTTCTGGGTCTGAAAATAAACAACCTTCTAAGAAGCTTCCCAGCAGGCCAGAACCCCTGCCCCCAAGTTAATGGCCAGTCTACTTCCCAGCACGAGGGAGCCTGGAACCCGGGCTCCGCAGACACCTTCTAGGCCCGGCTCCCGAACAACCACCAGTGTCACTACTGCCTTGTGGACTTTCTCTGCCCACAAAGTGGCCACACTGCCGGGCTGGGCgtctctgagggccgcggggatGTGGAAGAGGACGGTGGATGAGGGGTATCCCATCTCGGTCACCTCCCACTGCTCGCCTGCGGAGCCAGCCAGCACTGGCCAGGCACAGCGATGGGCCAGGTGTCCTAACTGCACGTCTCGCTGAGACCTCAACCAACCCCAGAAAGTAGAGGCTctttttttacaaatgagaaaactgaggcccaggggtacctgggtggctcagtagtcgagcgcctgcctttggctcagggcatgatcccggggtcctgggatcgagtcccacatcgggcttcctgcatggagcctgcttctccctctgcctctgtctctgcctctctctctgtgtctctcatgaatcaataaaatctttttttaaaaaaggaaaaaactgaggcccagagacactGTTTGTCCCAGGCCATACACGGGTCCTCTAGCCCCATGACCTATAATAATCCTCCCCCTAGAGCCAGCTGCCTTCTCTCGAGAAGGAGGAGGGGGTCCACTCACATTCGATgagaaagaggaaggtgaggaCGCCCATGGCAGCGGTGATGATGCCGGGCACCACAAACGACAGGCCCCACTGCTCATTCACCCAGACGCCAGCGATCAGGGAACCCAGGATGTTGCCCACAGATGTGTGGGAGTTCCAGATGCCCATGATGAGCCCCCGCCTggagggaggacagggaaggaaaggggagaaaaggggGGGGAAAAAGTCAAAAGAGAAGCACACGGTTCATCACAATTGCCCCGGCCAAGTACAAAAAGCTGGTTGCCTCCATCCTCTAAGCCCAAAGACAAccgtgggggaggaaggggagggcttGCCTGGCATCAAGCAGGTGACAGCAaggcctggggtcctgctccCCTCAGCCAGCAGCTTGGGCAGCTCCCATGGGGCTTCCACATGCAGCTCTCCCTACCCTGAGGATGTCCAGCCCCcaccctctcttccctctggTCCCACGGCTGCTACCCTACAGCACTGGTCCTCAACCAGAGCCACTCTGCCTCCAGGGGACCCAGAAAATGTCTGGAGATTCTAAACTGTCCCAGCTCCAGGTCTGCTAgtggcatctggtgggtagacGATGCTAAACATCCTGCGATGTAGAAGATAACCGCACGACACAGAatgatccagccccaaatgtcagcagGGCTGAGCTGGAGAAACTCCTGCTCGAAATCAactcttatgtatttatttattttttgcacagAAGCCAGTTCaagtacaaaataataatatttattataaagttttagggacccctgggtggctcagtggttgagcgcctgccttcagcccagggcatgatcccggggtcctgggatcgagtcccacatcgggctccctgcatggagcctgcttctccctctgcctgtgtctctgcctctctctgtgtctctcatgaataaataaataaaatctttaaaaaataataataataaagttttattggcttcatttttgtcttcctgCAAAATGGAAATTCGTCTGTTATGAGGAAGAAGCAGAACTATGGCGGCCTGTCTTGTGCTTAAAACCtgatcaagggatccctgggtggcgcagcggtttggcgcctgcctttggcccagggcgcgatcctggagacctgggatcgaatcccacgtcgggctcccggtgcatggagcctgcttctccctctgcctgtgtctctgcctctctctctctctctctctctctgtatgactatcataaataaataaaaattaaaataaaataaaataaaataaaataaaataaaacctgatcAATGAGAAAACCAGCAATGCTTTTCAGTCACTAAAACATTCAACTAAACGTGAAAATCAGCAAGACGGAAACAAGTCTCTAACCTTTCACCCTGAAATTATACACAAGGCCGCCCGTGGCCTCCTGGTACCCACAGCCCTCCCGGGGCACCTCccgctcctccccctcctcacacTCACTTCCCCTTCCCGAACCAGTTGCCAACGCAGGTCACCACCGAGGGCCAGCCCGTGGTCTGGACAAGTCCATTACAGATCTGCAGGGAGACTGGAGGTCAGTGGGACCGGTCTGGGCCATGCGCAAACTCCCTCCGACCCGTCCAGGCCGAGGGGCCCTCCATGGCCCACGCTGCAAGCACCCCCtttcccatcccaccccccagtGCCATGGGCAGAGTTCTCCTCTGGCCCAAGATCCTTCCCTGCAGAGACCCAGGCTCTCGGGCATTCTCGGGGACCTCAGGGCCGTGCTCAGGGCAGACTTAGCGAGCAAACAAATGCATGACCTGCATGATTCCAAGAAGGGGTAAGAAGGGCCCCGCAGCTTAACGGAGGAGCACTGGGCTGGGAAGGGGTGATTCACAGCCCAAATCTGCCACTGGGGGTGGCTGGGACCAGCGGCCTCAGCGATCCTTCCCATGATAGAGCAGGGGTCTGGCCCAACGTGGAGGCTCGTACCTGGATGAGCACAAAGTACCAGAGCATGTGGATGTTCCAGAAATATCCTAGGCCAAAGAGCGAAGTGAAAAGGCCACTGAGCAGCATTCCAGCTGAAAGGTAGTAGCGGAGGGGGAGCCGCTCCCCAAAAATCCCGCTGGAGGGGAAAAGTGGATCTGTGGTTAATCACCCACCGCGCTCCCCAGATCTGCCACCTGCCTCGTCCCCCTCCATACCACCGCGCCAGCTTGACCCAGGTGACCACCCGGGACCTCCGTGTCACCTGCCACATGTCCCCCTCCACACCACTGTGCTGGCTTGGCCCAGGTGACCACCCGGGACCTCTGTGTCACCTGCCACATGCCCAGGAGGCCCTCGAGGCTCCTCTCACTGGACTTCCCTGCCCTGGTCTCCTCGCCTACCTGCCCTCGGCTGCCCACTCCTCCCCATTGACTTTCCCGGGGGCACGTCTCTTGCCTCCGTCCTGTGACCTTAACTACCACCTACAGGTTACACAGCTCCACCCGGTAGCTTCCCTCCAGATCACTGCCCCTGCAGGATCACAGCAGATGCCTGCTGGACGTCTTAACCTGGATGCCCCCAAGACGTGTGCAGCTCAGCACTCTGAGGCTGAACTCTCCCCACTCAGTCCCTTGGGCCCCCGCCCCTCATCTGAGGGAGTGTGGCACCACCATCTCCTGTCGCAGCGCCACCACATGGCTACGGAACCAGCTGCTGATGAATTGGGCACCTCCACCAGGCTGTGGGTTATCGGAGGGCAGTACCCTGCCTCATTCGCCTTTGGCCCCTGGCGACGGACACCAGACTTGCTGCATCAAAGCGGTGCCCGCTGTGCTAATTTTAACCTAGGCCCAGGAGAGGATGGGGGTCTTCCTCGCCATCTCTGTGTCcaggtcctccccaccccccagacaTGAAGGATCCCGGTGCAGGAAACACCATATTCCAGCCGTATCACCACCACTGTCATCTGAGAGAACAACAGAGGGAGCGTCCAGCCTTTCCAGGAAAAGAAGCTACTAAAAATAGGAGTCTGCTAGGTGAAGGCGCAGGCCAGGTGACGACGGTAAGGAAACGAGGAGGGCCGGGGCTGCTGGTGTGCCCACCTCTTGGTCTCCTAACTACCTGGGGGGGGGCATCAGCCTTTTCTCTTGGACCCCCTCCACCCCGAGGTTAGTCAAGGGGGGAAGcagggacgcctgagtagctcaacggttgagcgtctgccttcggcccagagcgtaatcccagggtcctgggatcgagtcctacatcaggctctttgcatggagcctgcttctccctctacctgtgtctctgcctctctctgtgtctctcatgaataaataaataaaatcttttaaaaagggggggagcgCACCTCATCCCAGGACAGTCACAGGCTCGGCCTGTCTCTTACCTGATGAACATGCCGATGGCATAGGCCACAAGGAAGGCATTGTCCACAGCCCCCAGTAACTCCTTGTAGTTGTTCTTGTCTGAAAACAGATGAGAGAGACAGAACGCTGGTGCTTGGCTGTCCCTGCAAGAAGTCCTTTCTGGCCCTGGACGACCTCCTCCTGGAGCGGAGAcgtggggagtggggaagggcaACCTGCCCTGTTCCTACCAAATGGAGCCCAGTCGCACCACGTAGTGTCATTGATACTGTGGCTGTCGTTAGTGGGCTCGATCAGCTCCGAGCAGTTCTGGTGCAGACGACTCTGAGGAGGCAATGGGGTGCACAGGTTAGGGGTCATCTCCCGGTGTCAGAGCCCACCCAGCCCTCCCGGACCCCACCAGCACCAGGGCCTCCCCGCTGACTCCGTGCTCCTTCCCCTGGCTTCTCCTCCTGCAGGAACTGGCTTACAGGGGCGAGTAGCTGCGTCAGACCCTCAGTGAAGGGCAAGGGGAGTCTAGGAGCAGagccctccccttccacccacaGGCAGCAACACCACTGTCAAAGGGGGCAGCTCAGGAAAGTTCCCTAGGAACTACTCAAAGTAGGGGTCGGCCATGTGAAGGAGTCACCTCCATGACTATGGTAAGGGAATAGGGATGGTTCTGGGCCGAGCTCTAGAACATTCTCCTAGAGTTTATTTCTGCTGGGCCCGGCATCCCCTGCACTCTTCCCGAGCGCCAGGCCAGCCTCACCTTGACAACACTGATGGGCTTCCTGGACATGTGATAACAGGTATAAATGAAGAAGGTGAGCAGCAGGATGAAGCCTCGGAACCTGCAGGAAAAGGCAGGCACCTGGGTTAGCAGGAAGTCGGCCTCAGCTGGAAGCTCAGTTGTAGTGTCCTCCGGGGCCCACTCTGGCAGCCCCAGGGCCTCGGCACCCCGAACTCTCTACCTACATGTCCCCACCAGACACAAGTTCCTTGGGACGGAGGCCAAGGGGTGGGTGGGAACAGAGGCCTGGAGGCCACGGGGCTCAGGGAGCCCTGGCTCTCTGGTCCCAGCCCCTGAGGCCTTGCAGCAGAGCTGGCTCAGCACCAGCCCCCCAAGACCACACAAATGTCCTCTGTCCCCAATCCCCACAGCTCTTGTCACCTCCCATCACCTCCACTGTCCCTTGACCTAAGGTCAGGACGCCTCTATGTGGGTCTGTGTTTCCTGCCGAGACATGGCAGCAGCAAGGTGGAACCGTGTTTAGAACACCGGAAGTGGTGGGAGCAGGTGCGGGGCGGCCGTGCAGGGGGGCCTGTCCCAGGGGCGCTCACTAGTCCTCTTAGGCCTGGAAcacagcaggagcagcagcggcTGCAGCCCAGTTAGAGCAGAGCCCAGAACGTGGAACAGAGCCGGGAACGTGGCCGCAGTGGGGGAGCTGGTGTCGGAATCCACATCCTCCTCCCAGGCCGGGTCTCGTCCATCCCACTGGGCAGAAGGTCATCTTTTCCATCTGTGGCTCACACATCACATGCGCCCTCGCCTCCCCCCACTTCTCATCCCGAGGACCAGTCTTGGGATGGAAAGAACCCCTCAGCCTGCCCTTTCCCCGGGGGTCTGGGGAAGGCCTCGGTGGCCTCCTGAGTCAGTGTCTGCTTCCTCAGCAGAGCATCAGCTGAGCTGAGTCAGCGGCCGGGAGccacaaaatacacagaaaatagaCCTCAAAAATGGACCCACACCccgggaggaagaggcaggcatTTAGGAAAGATCCAGAGCCTTGGCTGATTCAAGATCTCatggagaaggagggggaagggtaGGAAGGACCCTAAAGCCCTTTCCATCCCTCAGCAACATGACCCTAAGTGGCAGGACACGGGAGGCTCACTCTGGCCTCTCTAGGGATCTGCCTCCCAACCCCACTCTGCTTCAGCTGCGAGCTTGCAAGGCGATGGAGCAGAGACTCTGGCCTGCTGCGGCCTGCCCATGTGCTCCCTGGGAGCAGATAAGGAGGTTCAGCAGGGGCCCACGCCAATATCCTGACCTGTGAGATTCCAGCCCTGCCCTTACACCCAGCTCTGACCCCACCTCCAGTCGAAAACCTGACACCCAATAGGGCAGATGAGTCATGATTCTGGGAGATGGGGGTGCAGGAGGTCCTCAAACGTGCTGTGATGCCAGGCCTGGCCCTGATGCCCTCTGGGACTTCCTCCCTGGACTCCGAAGAGGTGCCAGGATGAGCTCAGAGTCCCACGGCTAGCTGGGCACAGCGCCCTTGGCACCAGGCCTCTGATTAATCCAATGGACTTGCCATTCCACAGCCctctttccattccattccactTTGGTGGCTATTCTGAGCAAAAGGCCCTGGTGCCACAGTGCAAAGGGGCTTGGGGTCACTGGTGCCATGGTGCAAAGGGGCCTGGGGTCACTGATCAGGTGAAGGGCTGAGCTAAGCTGACACCAAGGCTGCCAGATTTAGTCTCTCACAGGAAAGACAGCTGAGGGGCTCTGGGCGTGGAGAACCACAGGTTTCACTTCCCTTCTCTCAAGCCCTTTCTTCAGAATAAGGGGCCCCAGGAAGGGAGCAGCTGGCCCCCTGTGGCTGTGAGGGGAGGGACGGCAGCCCGCgtgctgggcagggctgggctagCAGGCCAGGTACGGCGGCACTGTGTGCTGTGAGGCCCGGGGACTGTTTGACGAGAGGCCAGTTGCCCCCCGTGACCCTCCAAATCTCTGTTAGCAGAAAGTGGCACTTCTTAGAGTCCCCCCTCCCTCACCCTAATACTGGTTACTCAGTAACCAAGTTAGATAGGGACGCGAACCAGCTCTCTCTTAACTATGAGCGGACAGTCCAACTATCGACCTTATTAAGACTTTGCACTAGGACTTCCTGAGGTAAGGACAGGGAACGATGTGTCCCAAAGCAGCAAtgggttaaaaacaaacaaaaaccctacagGACCTATTACCACTGCCAGGACAACAACCCAAAACTACAAGGAACAGCACAGGAGAGGGACACCGGCCTTAGGAGGTGATGGAAAGGAGCCTCCTCTCCCCAGTCAACCCCCAGGACCTGCATCCTCCTTTCTTACTTTGCAACTCCATCGCTGCCCACCCTGTAAGGCCAGTGGGGACTTAAGCTCCCTTGTCACCATCCCCTTCCCCCTGTGCCAGGAGCGGGCTTCCAACCCCATCCAGGACTGCTCAGTAGCCATGTGACGGGCTGGGCTGGCTGTGGCTGCAGGTGAGCTTGGCCCTTGCCCTGAGCAAATGGACTTGGTGACCTGTCCTTGGATgtgcctgttgtgggactcagcAGATCTGAAGAGGATAGAGGCTGGGAACATAAGGACCAGGCCGGTGGCGGGagtgccccaccccctgccaaatCCTCCACGGAGGCTGGCAGACACTCCGGTAGGGAAAGGCCAGCCTGGAACAGATAGCACAGCGCTGAGCCCTGAGCCTGGAGCCCGGCCTCCAGCACCCGGGATGGGGCAGGGACAGGCCAAGTCCCGGAGGGCACAGAGCCCTCTGGGGGCAGAAACTCAGCCCGAGGAATCCTCTAGTCATTACCCTTCCTCCTGCTGGGACTCAGGAGCTTGCTCAGAGAGATCAACTTGACTCAGAGCTTGGTCTCAAGATCCCGTCCAGCAAAGGGAGCCATTAGCCCGCAGCCACAGTGATGAAAAGACATGGCTTTAAGCCACGGCACCATGTTCTGTTTAGGCAGCTGGCAACCTCTGGAAGAGTATGAGCCGGTCAGTTTGGAAGAGGTGGTCAACGCTATGCAAacggcacgggggggggggggggggggacgtgctgatggtggcagagctggggtcccAGCCGCAACGTGAGAGGACAGACGGCCTTCCTCTCAAGATTCTCTAGAGGcccagccccccctcccctgccacctcaGCCTCATCCCCCTTCCTCTGAGCTCGAAGGATCCAGGGTACGAGGCATGAGCCAGAGGCCAAAAGGAGAACAGCACTACggcccccccccaacacacaccccaACTCAGGCACCGTCAGATGGGGGGTCGTGGGCTTCAGAgactctgcccccccaccccgttcctGTCCTCAATTCTGTTGTCCCTTCAGGGTGGCTGCACTCAGACCCCAGGACTCACGTGGTACAGTCTGAATTGAAGAAGTCAGGCCCTGACCCACCGCATAGACCATTCCAGACCCATCCACATCCACGGGGCCCTAAGTCAGACCGCCCTCCCCAAGGCCGCCTgcaaggagggaaagaggaaactggtaggaaggaagaggaagcaggaggcagctggggaggggggtgaggggaggggggaggggagggggaaggggagcacCCCAGGGTCATATGCTGTGACCAGCTCTGCAAGCCAACACATAGCAccacgcccagtgctcatcccgtcaggtgcccccctcagtgcccgtccccagtcaccccatccccccgccctcctcccctcctgcacccctttgtctgtttcccagagtgaggagtctctcatggtttgccttcctctcgtTTTTTTCCACCGCTCATTTTAAGGAGCCCTTTCGATGGCCCTTACGGCCACGTCTCTGCCGCTACCGGGACAGTCAGACCAGACGGAGCTACTGGGCGGCGGGGGCCCTGAtgggaggccaggaggaggccGGGGGCCAGGGCAGGACAGGGAAAGGGTCCTCCTCTTTGGCGGGAAGAGGCTGAGTcctgcccccagggcctggggctgtcGGCCTCTCTGACCGCGCTGTGCCCTTCTGTAAGTCAGACACCGCACTCCGCACCTAGTGTCACGGGATTGAGTGACACGTGACAGGTGTGGAAGCGCCGGGTGTCCAGAAGGTTCTCCGGCCGCACTGGAAGGCTGGGCGCAGGATCTGTGGGCGAGCCCTCCGCCAGCCCTGGGGGACATGCAGCCTCGGCCTTCCCAACAGTGATGGGGGGGCACGGCTCCTGCCCCCCGCGGTCCTGCTCggccagcccctcctccccccgcctccTTGTCCTGGGTGCTTCTCCCACACAGCACCTGGGCCTGCACCCAGGCCATGAGCAGCAGCCACAgccacacctgcacacacacacacctcccacgGGCCCGCAGGACCTCCAGGCCGCGCAAGCGACCCACAGGGGGAGGACAGGGGACAGCTCTCGGGTTACTTCGCCCGCTCAGGCTCCCCCAGCTGCGGTGCCACCTTCCCCGGTCCCCCTCCGCCCTCCGGGTCCCCCTCCGTGCCTCTGCTGGCTGTGCCTCTGCGCTGGGGCTGCAGGTCACTTGCCACCCCATCCTCCTGCCGAGGCTGCTCCCTCCCTCTGACCGCAGCCCTAGGCTGGGCCCTGCTGGCTCTTGGGGTCTTCTCATTTCACCCGAACCCCGAGGTGCGGCTCAGCGCTGTCTGCAGTTTATAGACGAGGACCTGGAGGCTCAAAGGTATTACGTGACTTCTGCGAGGCCAGACGGCCCTGTGATCGGGGTGACAGCAGGACGACCTCTGGCCTGGGAGTCCGACCAACCTGGATGCAAACTCCAGCTCAGCCTCGTACTAAGGATGTGGGGCTGGACAAGCTAcacaacctctctgtgcctcagtataCCCACATGTGCGGCGGGGAAACAAATCGTCGCCTCGCGGTGAACCACAAataaacagtgtctggcacaaagtaGTAGAAAGAGCAAGTAGAATGATTGGCAATAATTAGGGTTTGGCCAgggcttgggcacctgggtggctcagttggtgaagcgtcggccttcggctcaggtcatgatctcgggggtccaggatggagctccctgctctggCGGGaaacctgctactccctctccttctcccgctccccctgcttgtgcattctcgctctctttctaataaataaataagtaaataatttttttaaaaaggcttagtCAGTGCTTAATATGAGCCTGGCCCTGGTCTGAGCACTTTATACATTGTACCTCGTGTGACCCTCAGGACAGTGTTGTGAGGTAGGGACCGCTAGTCTCCCCACTGGACAGACAAGGACTCCAAAGTTCAGGGCAAATCCACCCTCTGGTGTCCCAGTCGCAGAAGGCTGAGCTAAGTCTGCTTTCTTCTGCTCACTTCTGCTTGAACGCCCTCCTTGGGGACATGTGAAAGCAGTAAGTCCGATAAGAGTTTGATCCTTAGTTGTCGGAAGGTAGGACCAGGTCTTAATCATCACTGCAAGCCACCGGGTTCAAAATAATAATGGGCCTACCGTTGGCACATTAATGTTTAGTGTTTGATAGGAGTCCAAACCCATACTCagcaggaaagaaataaaaggacatgTACTGAGTGCCCTGCATCGGCCACGGGAAGTAAAAAATGTTCTGATATCATGTCCATCCTCCAGAACCCACCTGTCTTCTTTTTACCGATGGTGTAACCAAGGCTTAATGAATTTAAGTGCATAAGACATATGGTGGTGAAAGGATTTCAATCCAGATCGGTCTTAAATCTGGGAGCTGTTAGAGGACAACAGTACGTAGTTAGAATCACACTTCAAAAAGTGTGTAAATGATGGTTGTAGAAAGCGGTGCCGTGTGTTTTCATGAGCTCTTCTAAAATGCTAACCTCCTCAACcctattttctctaaaatagaaGTTACTCTGATTAAAgggtataattaatatacatgaATGAAACTCTATTAGGAATAATAGCAGCAGACGGGTACGATTTGGCATACATGGtgatgagatatatatatatattttttttttaatgaagaagaaaaaaagagaagtgttATCTTAAAGTAAAATAACTGGTCTTTCcagaataagaaagaagacagTAAAGGACAAAACCTGAGTGGATTAATTTGTAGAAGGTTTGTGAAAAGAGAATTTGATTACAGTATGCACAAATAATGAATCCGAAAATAagtaattatgttaaaattttgtcaaaatctgcctcagttttcatctttttcatattattttctcaaCAAGGCTAGGGTTCATTTAGTATCAAATAAATCAATGCAAAAGTAGAATTtggtgttctctgtctctgttaaAACGACAAAATTTTCTTGAATGTTGGTTATTGGTCTGCTTAAAGAGAAGTTATAAAATGTTACTCTTTCACCTCCTGGGTAATCTGCATAGATGGCAAAAATCCAGTATATTAcggaataattttccattattttaaaaaacaaagattcttaGGAAATAGCTGATTTTCTTTCTAATGTtaccttcaatttttttaaatgtattatggtCACTTTCAAATGGGTAGACAAGAACAGTTTCTTAGGCACTCATGATAAGCATTCAAATGTCCTAAcaacctctgatttttttttttttttttgccttcccaAAATCAAGTCCTAAatgcaacataaaataaaattttctggatATCTTTCATACCTCAAACTATCAATGAGATATTCAAGAGGGCCCCTGGAAAATCACAAagatttgttttttcactttttaaaaagagaggtgCTGCAAATGGTTAG is a window encoding:
- the SLC37A2 gene encoding glucose-6-phosphate exchanger SLC37A2 isoform X3 → MSRKPISVVKSRLHQNCSELIEPTNDSHSINDTTWCDWAPFDKNNYKELLGAVDNAFLVAYAIGMFISGIFGERLPLRYYLSAGMLLSGLFTSLFGLGYFWNIHMLWYFVLIQICNGLVQTTGWPSVVTCVGNWFGKGKRGLIMGIWNSHTSVGNILGSLIAGVWVNEQWGLSFVVPGIITAAMGVLTFLFLIEYPEDVDCTPPQHHASGGLEENQDPEDLGNSPKESSLESATRGSKEPSTQPAAISFLGALRIPGVVEFSLCLLFAKLVSYTFLYWLPLYIFNVAHFSAKQAGDLSTLFDVGGIIGGIMAGLISDYTNGRATTCCVMLILAAPMMFLYNSVGQNGITNSVVMLIICGALVNGPYALITTAVSADLGTHQSLKGNAKALSTVTAIIDGTGSIGAALGPLLAGLISPTGWNNVFYMLISADILACLLLCRLVYKEILAWKSFLSRDRGYKEI
- the SLC37A2 gene encoding glucose-6-phosphate exchanger SLC37A2 isoform X1; translated protein: MTLGCSPSPSPPPSPHPPPQLPPASSSFLPVSSFPPCRRPWGGRSDLGPRGCGWVWNGLCGGSGPDFFNSDCTTFRGFILLLTFFIYTCYHMSRKPISVVKSRLHQNCSELIEPTNDSHSINDTTWCDWAPFDKNNYKELLGAVDNAFLVAYAIGMFISGIFGERLPLRYYLSAGMLLSGLFTSLFGLGYFWNIHMLWYFVLIQICNGLVQTTGWPSVVTCVGNWFGKGKRGLIMGIWNSHTSVGNILGSLIAGVWVNEQWGLSFVVPGIITAAMGVLTFLFLIEYPEDVDCTPPQHHASGGLEENQDPEDLGNSPKESSLESATRGSKEPSTQPAAISFLGALRIPGVVEFSLCLLFAKLVSYTFLYWLPLYIFNVAHFSAKQAGDLSTLFDVGGIIGGIMAGLISDYTNGRATTCCVMLILAAPMMFLYNSVGQNGITNSVVMLIICGALVNGPYALITTAVSADLGTHQSLKGNAKALSTVTAIIDGTGSIGAALGPLLAGLISPTGWNNVFYMLISADILACLLLCRLVYKEILAWKSFLSRDRGYKEI
- the SLC37A2 gene encoding glucose-6-phosphate exchanger SLC37A2 isoform X2, with translation MRSALAPGVWFLRTFSRDSWFRGFILLLTFFIYTCYHMSRKPISVVKSRLHQNCSELIEPTNDSHSINDTTWCDWAPFDKNNYKELLGAVDNAFLVAYAIGMFISGIFGERLPLRYYLSAGMLLSGLFTSLFGLGYFWNIHMLWYFVLIQICNGLVQTTGWPSVVTCVGNWFGKGKRGLIMGIWNSHTSVGNILGSLIAGVWVNEQWGLSFVVPGIITAAMGVLTFLFLIEYPEDVDCTPPQHHASGGLEENQDPEDLGNSPKESSLESATRGSKEPSTQPAAISFLGALRIPGVVEFSLCLLFAKLVSYTFLYWLPLYIFNVAHFSAKQAGDLSTLFDVGGIIGGIMAGLISDYTNGRATTCCVMLILAAPMMFLYNSVGQNGITNSVVMLIICGALVNGPYALITTAVSADLGTHQSLKGNAKALSTVTAIIDGTGSIGAALGPLLAGLISPTGWNNVFYMLISADILACLLLCRLVYKEILAWKSFLSRDRGYKEI